A genome region from Streptomyces xanthophaeus includes the following:
- a CDS encoding CU044_5270 family protein, which translates to MNPDLSRPRPAGGEEHPLLLPFAERELPAGRHQFHKERLMAQIHEDLRAADVAATATPARGTGVRNPFLRRAVFVPAAAFALAGVLAAGFLSYVSRGAPDGPGSTVATGPALTTRIGTADPKGVPQLLDRISLASASASASGPAVRADQFIYIGSKAANTYVKTVGHKSTLVSQPLHMRHQWNSPDGSKGWLIEPGNTGPEGVTLAGPDEKGNTPTPYLNAPSHDYLATLPTDPDVLLRRIYEETKGMGNGPDQEAFTTIGDLLRGSYPPAELTVALYRAAAKIPGVVTVDDAVDAAGRSGIAVARLDEHSGQREEWIFDRQTLTFLGERSVQVQGESGEQGLIKPGTVVYTTAIMTRTVVDRIKELPPTAR; encoded by the coding sequence CCACAAGGAGCGCCTGATGGCCCAGATCCACGAAGACCTCCGAGCCGCCGACGTCGCCGCCACGGCCACCCCCGCCCGTGGCACCGGGGTGCGCAACCCGTTCCTGCGCCGGGCGGTCTTCGTGCCCGCAGCGGCCTTCGCGCTGGCCGGCGTGCTTGCCGCCGGCTTCCTCTCCTACGTGAGCCGGGGCGCCCCGGACGGACCCGGTTCCACCGTCGCCACGGGCCCGGCGCTGACCACCCGGATCGGTACCGCCGACCCCAAGGGGGTACCGCAGCTCCTGGACCGCATCTCGCTGGCCTCGGCCTCCGCATCGGCCTCCGGCCCGGCCGTGCGCGCGGACCAGTTCATCTACATCGGCAGCAAAGCGGCCAACACCTATGTGAAGACCGTGGGCCACAAGAGCACCCTGGTCAGCCAGCCGCTGCACATGCGCCACCAGTGGAACTCCCCGGACGGCAGCAAGGGCTGGCTGATCGAGCCCGGCAACACCGGACCGGAGGGCGTGACCCTGGCGGGCCCCGACGAGAAGGGCAACACCCCGACGCCGTACCTGAACGCGCCCTCCCACGACTACCTCGCCACCCTGCCCACCGACCCCGACGTGCTGCTCCGGCGGATCTACGAGGAGACCAAGGGCATGGGCAACGGCCCCGACCAGGAGGCCTTCACCACGATCGGCGACCTGCTGCGCGGCAGCTACCCGCCGGCCGAGCTCACGGTCGCGCTCTACCGGGCGGCGGCGAAGATTCCCGGCGTGGTGACGGTCGACGACGCGGTCGACGCCGCGGGCCGCAGCGGCATCGCGGTCGCCCGGCTCGACGAGCACAGCGGCCAGCGCGAGGAGTGGATCTTCGATCGCCAGACACTCACCTTCCTCGGCGAGCGCAGCGTCCAGGTGCAGGGCGAGTCCGGCGAACAGGGCCTGATCAAGCCCGGCACGGTCGTGTACACCACCGCCATCATGACCCGGACGGTCGTCGACCGGATCAAGGAACTGCCGCCCACGGCCCGCTGA
- a CDS encoding DUF4097 family beta strand repeat-containing protein — MAEQSPESSSSPSTWHFDEPQKLTFEEPVTELRVRLVSGTVNVVAAEEGPARLEVTEVDGPPLYVVQDGGTLTVSYEDLPWNGSQGLKQWFETKPWKAWAGSASGRKAWERSVAITLTVPAATQVHVAAVGAAVFVSGISGGTDVNGVSGDATLVGLSGRVKAHTVSGSVEAQSVSGEFGFHSVSGGLTVVDGSGGNVRADSVSGDMLIDLAADPAHAEPVEIFLNSVSGQVAIRLPHPADAKVEANTATGRVSNAFEDLRVSGQMGAKRITGTLGSGAGTLRATTVSGSIALLRRPQADADRPAAPLELDKKVL; from the coding sequence ATGGCAGAGCAGTCGCCCGAGTCGTCGTCGTCACCGTCGACGTGGCACTTCGACGAACCGCAGAAGCTCACCTTCGAGGAGCCGGTGACCGAGCTCCGCGTCCGCCTCGTGAGCGGCACGGTGAACGTGGTCGCCGCCGAGGAGGGCCCGGCCCGCCTGGAGGTGACCGAGGTGGACGGACCGCCGCTGTACGTCGTGCAGGACGGCGGCACGCTCACCGTCTCCTACGAGGACCTCCCCTGGAACGGCTCCCAGGGCCTCAAGCAGTGGTTCGAGACCAAGCCGTGGAAGGCCTGGGCCGGTTCCGCCTCCGGCCGCAAGGCCTGGGAACGCAGCGTCGCGATCACCCTCACCGTGCCCGCCGCCACCCAGGTACACGTGGCCGCGGTCGGCGCCGCCGTCTTCGTCTCCGGCATCTCCGGCGGCACCGATGTCAACGGGGTCTCCGGTGACGCCACGCTGGTCGGGCTGTCCGGCCGGGTCAAGGCGCACACCGTCTCCGGCAGCGTCGAGGCCCAGTCGGTCTCCGGCGAGTTCGGCTTCCATTCCGTCTCCGGCGGCCTGACGGTGGTCGACGGCTCGGGCGGCAACGTGCGGGCCGACTCGGTCAGCGGCGACATGCTCATCGACCTCGCCGCGGACCCCGCCCACGCCGAGCCGGTGGAGATCTTCCTCAACTCCGTCTCCGGGCAGGTCGCGATCCGCCTCCCGCACCCCGCCGACGCGAAGGTCGAGGCCAACACCGCCACCGGCCGCGTCTCCAACGCCTTCGAGGACCTGCGGGTCTCCGGTCAGATGGGCGCCAAGCGGATCACCGGAACCCTCGGCTCCGGCGCCGGCACCCTGCGGGCGACCACGGTCTCCGGGTCGATCGCGCTGCTGCGCCGCCCGCAGGCCGACGCGGACCGCCCCGCCGCCCCCCTCGAGCTCGACAAGAAGGTGCTCTGA